From Brevibacterium ihuae, the proteins below share one genomic window:
- the dapE gene encoding succinyl-diaminopimelate desuccinylase → MSSDPHDAAPAADAAHLIAALGDPVELTARLCDIPSVSGDETRLADAVAEVLAHISAGPGPDLDIRRDGDTIVAATRLGLPERVLVAGHLDTVPIEDNLPSERRTLDGAEVVWGRGACDMKAGVAMQLATAAALRSPTRNVTWIFYDHEEVEAELNGLGRVARAHPDWLAGDFAILGEPSNAGIEGGCNGTIRVEVTTDGVRAHSARAFTGVNAIHRAADVLTRLAEHTAETVRVDGLDYRESLSAVGIRGGVAGNVIPDECVVVVNYRFAPAKSPAEAEEFLTAFFAPYPVRVTDCSAGARPGLDRPAAQAFLAAIGGEPAPKLGWTDVARFSELGIPAVNFGPGSALFAHRADEHVPCSEVVSATADLLRFLDPAQRLTPQETPLA, encoded by the coding sequence ATGAGCAGTGATCCGCACGACGCCGCGCCCGCCGCCGACGCCGCGCACCTCATCGCCGCCCTCGGCGACCCCGTCGAACTCACCGCCCGGCTGTGCGACATCCCCTCGGTCTCCGGCGACGAGACCCGCCTGGCGGACGCCGTCGCCGAGGTGCTCGCCCACATCTCCGCCGGCCCCGGGCCGGACCTCGACATCCGGCGCGACGGGGACACGATCGTCGCCGCCACGCGCCTCGGCCTGCCCGAGCGCGTCCTCGTCGCCGGCCACCTCGACACCGTGCCGATCGAGGACAACCTCCCGAGCGAGCGCCGCACCCTCGATGGAGCGGAGGTCGTGTGGGGCCGCGGGGCCTGCGATATGAAGGCCGGGGTCGCGATGCAGCTCGCGACGGCCGCCGCGCTGCGCAGCCCGACCCGGAACGTCACCTGGATCTTCTACGACCACGAGGAGGTCGAGGCGGAGCTCAACGGGCTCGGCCGGGTGGCCCGCGCCCACCCCGACTGGCTCGCCGGAGACTTCGCGATCCTCGGGGAGCCGAGCAACGCCGGGATCGAGGGCGGCTGCAACGGCACCATCCGCGTCGAGGTCACGACCGACGGGGTCCGCGCCCACTCGGCACGGGCCTTCACCGGCGTCAACGCGATCCACCGCGCCGCCGACGTGCTCACGCGGCTCGCCGAGCACACCGCCGAGACCGTGCGCGTCGACGGACTCGACTACCGCGAATCGCTCTCCGCGGTGGGCATCCGCGGGGGAGTGGCCGGCAACGTCATCCCCGACGAGTGCGTCGTCGTCGTCAACTACCGCTTCGCCCCGGCGAAGAGCCCCGCCGAGGCCGAGGAGTTCCTCACCGCGTTCTTCGCCCCGTACCCGGTCCGCGTCACCGACTGCTCCGCCGGTGCCCGGCCGGGCCTCGACCGGCCCGCCGCGCAGGCCTTCCTCGCCGCGATCGGCGGCGAGCCCGCGCCCAAGCTCGGCTGGACCGACGTCGCACGCTTCTCCGAGCTCGGCATCCCGGCGGTGAACTTCGGTCCCGGCAGCGCGCTGTTCGCCCATCGCGCCGACGAGCACGTCCCGTGCTCCGAGGTCGTGTCCGCGACCGCCGACCTCCTCCGCTTCCTCGACCCCGCACAGCGCCTCACCCCACAGGAGACCCCGCTCGCATGA
- a CDS encoding VanW family protein: MATRSAPPNRARTALLIVLGAVVLLAAVYAVAAFFASRQMPSEASVAGVDISGQSEEDAVATLERELAPRAEEEFRLQADGMEAAVVPADAGLAFDPQATIAGITDFTLDPRVVVEKLFGDRVYDPAIVIDEDAFTPVARTVAEDFTVDPVDAELGFEDEEIVLSEGESGTVVTEDMIRTTVEEQWLRTADALAVPAEETEPDITTAEAQAAETEIARPALSGDVVVSAAEEDEEGQPVGDASELVVSPEIIAGTLSFEPHESELRPVLDAEKLRTEVLDANPEVGSEAKDASFEIVDGKPRVVPGESGISVDETELAEAVLPALTADDRTASVALKEAEPEFTTEEAEKAEVDEVISAFSTRYSSEPNRDTNLRVASEKVSGTVVQPGEQFSLNEALGPRTAGNGYRPAGVISGGQMKEDYGGGVSQVSTTLFNAAYFAGFQLDEHQAHSRYISRYPEGRETTLDYSSIDLRFTNDSDTPVVLDMYLAGGEVHARVFGVKTVDVESSSSGRFAFTSPSTITESGPRCTPQSPREGWSITISRTITDHDSGAVVKRDEFTTVYRPVNKVVCE, encoded by the coding sequence ATGGCCACCCGCTCCGCTCCGCCGAACCGCGCCCGCACCGCCCTCCTCATCGTGCTCGGTGCGGTCGTGCTCCTCGCAGCGGTCTACGCGGTGGCCGCCTTCTTCGCCTCGCGCCAGATGCCGTCGGAGGCCTCGGTGGCCGGGGTCGACATCAGCGGACAGAGCGAGGAGGACGCCGTCGCGACCCTCGAGCGCGAGCTCGCCCCCCGGGCCGAGGAAGAGTTCCGCCTGCAGGCCGACGGGATGGAGGCCGCCGTGGTCCCGGCCGACGCCGGACTCGCGTTCGACCCGCAGGCCACGATCGCGGGCATCACCGACTTCACCCTCGATCCGCGCGTCGTCGTCGAGAAGCTGTTCGGCGACCGCGTCTACGATCCGGCGATCGTCATCGACGAGGACGCGTTCACTCCCGTCGCCCGGACCGTCGCCGAGGACTTCACCGTCGACCCGGTCGACGCCGAGCTCGGATTCGAGGACGAGGAGATCGTGCTCTCCGAGGGGGAGTCCGGCACCGTCGTCACCGAGGACATGATCCGCACGACGGTCGAGGAGCAGTGGCTCCGCACCGCGGACGCGCTCGCGGTCCCGGCCGAGGAGACGGAGCCCGACATCACCACCGCGGAGGCGCAGGCCGCGGAGACCGAGATCGCGCGGCCCGCGCTGAGCGGCGACGTCGTCGTCAGCGCCGCCGAGGAGGACGAGGAGGGGCAGCCCGTGGGCGACGCCTCGGAGCTCGTCGTCTCCCCGGAGATCATCGCCGGCACGCTGAGCTTCGAACCGCACGAGAGCGAGCTGCGCCCCGTGCTCGACGCCGAGAAGCTCCGCACGGAGGTCCTCGACGCGAACCCCGAGGTGGGGTCCGAGGCGAAGGACGCGAGCTTCGAGATCGTCGACGGGAAGCCGCGTGTGGTCCCGGGCGAGAGCGGGATCTCGGTGGACGAGACCGAGCTCGCCGAGGCCGTGCTGCCCGCCCTCACCGCGGACGACCGCACCGCGTCCGTCGCCCTCAAGGAGGCGGAGCCCGAATTCACCACCGAGGAGGCGGAGAAGGCGGAGGTCGACGAGGTGATCTCCGCGTTCTCCACCCGCTACAGCTCGGAGCCGAACCGGGACACTAATCTCCGGGTCGCTTCGGAGAAGGTCTCCGGCACCGTCGTGCAGCCCGGTGAGCAGTTCAGCCTCAACGAGGCGCTCGGCCCGCGCACCGCGGGCAACGGGTACCGGCCCGCAGGCGTGATCTCCGGCGGGCAGATGAAGGAGGACTACGGCGGCGGGGTGTCCCAGGTGTCGACGACGCTGTTCAACGCCGCCTACTTCGCCGGGTTCCAGCTCGACGAGCACCAGGCGCACTCGCGCTACATCTCGCGCTACCCCGAGGGGCGGGAGACCACCCTCGACTACTCCTCGATCGACCTCAGGTTCACCAACGACAGCGACACGCCCGTCGTGCTCGACATGTACCTGGCCGGGGGAGAGGTCCACGCCCGGGTGTTCGGGGTCAAGACCGTCGACGTCGAGTCCTCGTCCTCCGGACGGTTCGCCTTCACCTCGCCGTCGACGATCACCGAATCCGGTCCGCGCTGCACGCCGCAGTCCCCGCGGGAGGGCTGGTCGATCACCATCTCGCGCACGATCACCGACCACGACTCGGGAGCGGTCGTCAAGCGCGACGAGTTCACCACCGTGTACCGGCCGGTGAACAAGGTCGTCTGCGAGTAG
- the dapC gene encoding succinyldiaminopimelate transaminase has product MNYGLDLPDYPWDTLAPYRARAAEHPDGVCDLSIGTPVDPTPEVIREALAAGADSHGYPQTAGTPELRAAIAGWYSHWHGIELDPETSVMPTIGSKELVAWLPTLLGLRQRGLRVACPAASYPTYEMGATLAGVECVRIDAADVVSGDASLEGVGLLWLNTPGNPNGEVLDRTVLAAVAERARAAGTIVASDECYALLNWNGAEATPSILDPAVTGGDPTGLLSVYSMSKQSNLAGYRAAFTAGDPVLVGDLTNSRKHAGMIVPGPVQTAMIAGLTDTAHVEEQKERYRARRAELLPAVEAFGLRVDHSDAGLYLWCTRGEDCWDTLGALAERGIVAGPGAFYGDAARQHVRIALTASDERIAAAAARLRGA; this is encoded by the coding sequence GTGAACTACGGACTCGATCTGCCCGACTACCCCTGGGACACCCTCGCGCCCTACCGCGCCCGGGCCGCCGAGCATCCCGACGGGGTGTGCGATCTGTCGATCGGGACGCCCGTCGACCCGACCCCGGAGGTCATCCGCGAGGCACTCGCCGCCGGGGCCGACTCCCACGGCTACCCGCAGACCGCCGGCACCCCGGAGCTGCGCGCGGCGATCGCCGGCTGGTACTCCCACTGGCACGGCATCGAGCTCGATCCGGAGACCTCGGTCATGCCGACGATCGGCTCGAAGGAGCTCGTCGCCTGGCTGCCGACCCTGCTCGGACTGCGGCAGCGGGGCCTGCGCGTCGCGTGCCCGGCCGCGTCCTATCCGACCTACGAGATGGGCGCCACGCTCGCCGGCGTCGAGTGCGTGCGCATCGACGCCGCCGATGTCGTGAGCGGTGACGCCTCGCTCGAGGGCGTCGGCCTCCTGTGGCTCAACACCCCGGGCAACCCGAACGGCGAGGTGCTCGATCGGACCGTGCTCGCCGCGGTCGCCGAGCGCGCCCGCGCGGCCGGGACGATCGTCGCCTCCGACGAGTGCTATGCGCTGCTCAACTGGAACGGCGCGGAGGCCACGCCCTCGATCCTCGATCCCGCGGTGACCGGGGGCGACCCCACCGGCCTGCTGTCGGTGTATTCGATGTCCAAGCAGTCGAACCTCGCGGGCTACCGCGCGGCGTTCACCGCCGGGGACCCGGTGCTCGTCGGCGACCTGACGAACTCGCGCAAGCACGCGGGGATGATCGTGCCCGGTCCCGTGCAGACGGCGATGATCGCCGGTCTCACCGACACCGCCCACGTCGAGGAGCAGAAGGAGCGCTACCGGGCACGCCGGGCCGAGCTCCTCCCGGCGGTCGAGGCGTTCGGGCTGCGGGTCGATCACTCCGATGCCGGCCTCTACCTGTGGTGCACGCGCGGTGAGGACTGCTGGGACACCCTCGGCGCGCTCGCCGAGCGCGGCATCGTCGCCGGACCCGGCGCCTTCTACGGAGACGCCGCCCGGCAGCACGTGCGGATCGCCCTCACCGCCTCGGACGAGCGGATCGCGGCCGCCGCTGCGCGCCTGCGCGGAGCCTGA
- a CDS encoding citrate synthase translates to MAEDAVLRVDDTELSLPAVPGTEGTAGLRIGSLLKDTGTVTYDPGFANTASTSSAVTYIDGDEGILRHRGYTIEELAEKSTFVEVCYLLIYGELPTQEQLDAFDARLRRHTIVHEDLRRFFQAFPYDAHPMPMVSASIMAMSTFYQDNLSVFDDEQIDLSTIRLLAKMPTIAALAHRKVVGLPVVHPDNSLNIVENFLRVNFGFPSEPYEVDPLMAKAMDQLFILHADHEQNCSTSTVRMVGSSQANLFQSISAGINALAGPLHGGANSAVLEMLEEVSQSDDGAQKFMERVKNKEQGVRLMGFGHRVYKNYDPRAAIVKKTAHEIIERTGSDEMLDLAMSLEEIALADDYFVERSLYPNVDFYTGLIYKAMGFPTNMFTVLFAVGRLPGWIAQWREMIKDPETKIGRPRQIYTGEPERKYVPIADR, encoded by the coding sequence ATGGCCGAGGATGCAGTGCTGCGCGTCGATGACACGGAGCTCTCCCTCCCCGCAGTGCCGGGGACCGAGGGCACCGCAGGGCTGCGGATCGGATCTCTGCTCAAGGACACCGGGACCGTCACCTACGACCCCGGGTTCGCGAACACCGCCTCGACCTCCTCGGCCGTGACCTACATCGACGGCGACGAGGGCATCCTCCGCCATCGCGGGTACACCATCGAGGAGCTCGCCGAGAAGTCGACCTTCGTCGAGGTCTGCTACCTCCTCATCTACGGCGAGCTGCCCACGCAGGAGCAGCTCGACGCCTTCGACGCGCGTCTGCGCCGGCACACCATCGTCCACGAGGACCTCCGCCGCTTCTTCCAGGCCTTCCCCTACGACGCGCACCCGATGCCCATGGTGTCGGCCTCGATCATGGCGATGTCGACGTTCTACCAGGACAACCTCTCGGTGTTCGACGACGAGCAGATCGATCTCTCGACGATCCGGCTGCTCGCCAAGATGCCGACGATCGCGGCTCTCGCCCATCGCAAGGTCGTCGGCCTCCCGGTGGTCCACCCGGACAACTCGCTCAACATCGTCGAGAACTTCCTCCGGGTGAACTTCGGCTTCCCGTCCGAGCCCTATGAGGTCGACCCGCTCATGGCCAAGGCCATGGACCAGCTCTTCATCCTCCACGCCGATCACGAGCAGAACTGCTCGACCTCGACGGTGCGGATGGTCGGCTCCTCGCAGGCGAACCTCTTCCAGTCGATCTCGGCGGGCATCAATGCGCTCGCCGGCCCGCTGCACGGCGGCGCGAACTCCGCGGTCCTCGAGATGCTCGAGGAGGTCTCGCAGTCCGACGACGGCGCGCAGAAGTTCATGGAGCGGGTGAAGAACAAGGAGCAGGGCGTCCGGCTCATGGGCTTCGGCCACCGCGTCTACAAGAACTACGATCCGCGCGCGGCGATCGTCAAGAAGACCGCGCACGAGATCATCGAGCGGACCGGTTCGGACGAGATGCTCGACCTCGCGATGAGCCTCGAGGAGATCGCTCTCGCCGACGACTACTTCGTCGAGCGCAGCCTCTACCCGAACGTCGACTTCTACACCGGCCTGATCTACAAGGCGATGGGCTTCCCGACGAACATGTTCACCGTGCTGTTCGCGGTGGGTCGCCTGCCGGGCTGGATCGCCCAGTGGCGCGAGATGATCAAGGACCCGGAGACGAAGATCGGCCGCCCGCGCCAGATCTACACCGGCGAGCCCGAGCGGAAGTACGTGCCGATCGCCGACCGCTGA
- a CDS encoding PIG-L family deacetylase has translation MTEGPAAAGARVATRTLSAAEARVLFVHAHPDDESIMTGGTMALLAASGAHVTLLTATRGEGGEVIGEEHAALFGDRPGLAAHRETELAAACAALGVTDHRFLGDGPRGGATGGLPARRFEDSGMEWGPDGHAQEPADMPADALCRASVDEVAGYIREVVRELDPHLVITYADGGGYGHPDHRHVHRATVEALRTSVDADPGRGAHTPPVLLFADVPADRAAAAFDPTRPGFDLTGFEPASSVPTIAAEAPIAVAQDVSAFAGAKAMAMAAHRTQVVVAGEFFALSNGVGQHISDIEHYTAASHPGPDPDPDAPYESVLDTVRVPVHAPDPHPVPGAGAGAGAGSGAVATAGAGAAGTRADSASGVSPESAGTPADPAARRRPGIGGAIHALVVGLLIGALGSLQHLNASVVDLAGQTVILPWGLAIALALAAAGLWHIGTLYRSTGLVVLTAATVSAIGFVFGQPGMLPGSDLVVTGSLRSLAWLFGPMIIAALFAFTLPALRRRPASVSDRNPR, from the coding sequence ATGACCGAGGGGCCCGCCGCAGCCGGCGCGCGCGTCGCCACCCGGACTCTGTCCGCGGCCGAGGCGCGCGTCCTCTTCGTCCACGCCCATCCCGACGACGAGTCGATCATGACCGGCGGGACGATGGCGCTGCTCGCCGCCTCCGGTGCCCACGTCACGCTGCTCACCGCGACCCGCGGCGAGGGCGGCGAGGTCATCGGGGAGGAGCACGCCGCGCTGTTCGGCGACCGCCCCGGACTCGCGGCCCATCGGGAGACCGAGCTCGCCGCGGCGTGCGCCGCGCTCGGGGTGACCGACCACCGATTCCTCGGCGACGGACCCCGCGGCGGGGCGACCGGCGGACTGCCCGCCCGTCGCTTCGAGGACTCGGGGATGGAATGGGGTCCCGACGGCCACGCGCAGGAGCCGGCCGACATGCCCGCCGACGCCCTGTGCCGGGCTTCGGTCGACGAGGTCGCCGGCTACATCCGGGAGGTCGTCCGCGAACTCGACCCCCACCTCGTCATCACCTACGCCGACGGCGGCGGCTACGGCCACCCCGACCACCGGCACGTCCACCGGGCGACCGTCGAGGCGCTGCGCACTTCTGTGGACGCCGACCCGGGGCGCGGCGCGCACACGCCGCCCGTGCTGCTCTTCGCCGACGTCCCTGCCGACCGCGCCGCCGCCGCCTTCGATCCCACCCGCCCCGGCTTCGATCTCACCGGGTTCGAGCCCGCGAGCTCCGTCCCGACGATCGCCGCGGAGGCCCCGATCGCTGTCGCCCAGGACGTCTCCGCCTTCGCCGGCGCCAAGGCGATGGCGATGGCCGCCCACCGCACCCAGGTCGTCGTGGCCGGGGAGTTCTTCGCGCTCTCCAACGGGGTCGGCCAGCACATCTCCGACATCGAGCACTACACGGCGGCCTCCCACCCCGGACCGGATCCCGATCCCGATGCTCCGTACGAATCCGTGCTCGACACCGTGCGCGTCCCGGTCCATGCGCCCGATCCCCATCCGGTCCCCGGAGCAGGTGCCGGTGCAGGTGCCGGTTCCGGTGCGGTCGCGACCGCCGGAGCGGGGGCCGCGGGCACCCGCGCGGATTCGGCCTCGGGCGTCTCGCCGGAGTCCGCGGGCACCCCCGCGGATCCGGCCGCGCGCCGCCGTCCCGGGATCGGCGGTGCGATCCACGCGCTCGTCGTCGGCCTGCTCATCGGCGCCCTCGGCTCCCTCCAGCACCTCAACGCCTCCGTCGTCGACCTCGCCGGGCAGACCGTCATCCTCCCGTGGGGCCTCGCGATCGCCCTCGCTCTCGCCGCCGCGGGGCTGTGGCACATCGGCACCCTCTACCGGTCGACCGGACTCGTCGTCCTCACCGCCGCGACGGTGTCGGCCATCGGATTCGTGTTCGGGCAGCCGGGGATGCTGCCGGGCAGCGACCTCGTCGTCACCGGATCGCTCCGCAGCCTCGCGTGGCTGTTCGGCCCGATGATCATCGCGGCGCTCTTCGCGTTCACCCTGCCGGCGCTGCGCCGTCGACCGGCATCGGTATCCGATCGCAACCCGCGCTAG
- the fdxA gene encoding ferredoxin has protein sequence MTYVIAQPCVDLKDKACIDECPVDCIYEGERSLYIHPDECVDCGACEPVCPVEAIYYEDDVPEQWAEYYTANVAFFDDIGSPGGAAKLGNTGKDHPIIAALPPQQ, from the coding sequence GTGACGTACGTCATCGCCCAGCCCTGCGTGGATCTCAAGGACAAGGCCTGTATCGATGAGTGCCCGGTCGACTGCATCTACGAGGGCGAGCGGTCGCTCTACATCCACCCCGACGAGTGCGTCGACTGCGGCGCCTGCGAGCCGGTGTGCCCGGTCGAGGCGATCTACTACGAGGACGACGTCCCGGAGCAGTGGGCGGAGTACTACACGGCCAATGTCGCGTTCTTCGACGACATCGGCTCGCCCGGCGGCGCCGCGAAGCTCGGCAACACCGGCAAGGACCATCCGATCATCGCGGCCCTGCCTCCGCAGCAGTGA
- a CDS encoding TIGR00730 family Rossman fold protein gives MTPDSPIYNKGPLHLRRAHVPRTTTDQRLLEGGGRSDWVHQDPWRVLRIQAEFVEGFGSLAEIGPAVSVFGSARLADGTPEYALAREVAAELARAGYAVITGGGPGIMEAGNRGAVEASGSSVGLGIELPFESGLNSYVDLGINFRYFFVRKTMFLKYSQGFIVLPGGFGTLDELFEALTMVQTKKLSRFPIVLMGTEFWGGLADWIRGTLVGAGTISPEDIDLLKLTDSPTEAVEFITGEDTSDSVAEAPGPVPPGTVVSGHTATDATAERPAAGEGTGKVDFSAADAW, from the coding sequence ATGACCCCCGACTCCCCGATCTACAACAAGGGCCCGCTGCACCTGCGCCGCGCCCACGTCCCGCGGACCACCACCGACCAGCGCCTCCTCGAGGGCGGCGGACGCTCCGACTGGGTGCATCAGGACCCGTGGCGCGTGCTGCGGATCCAGGCGGAGTTCGTCGAGGGATTCGGCTCGCTCGCCGAGATCGGCCCCGCGGTGTCGGTGTTCGGCTCGGCCCGCCTGGCCGACGGCACACCCGAGTACGCCCTCGCCCGCGAGGTCGCCGCCGAGCTCGCGCGCGCCGGCTACGCCGTCATCACCGGCGGCGGTCCCGGCATCATGGAGGCGGGCAACCGTGGTGCGGTCGAGGCCTCCGGCTCCTCGGTGGGCCTCGGGATCGAGCTCCCGTTCGAGTCCGGGCTCAACAGCTACGTCGACCTCGGGATCAACTTCCGGTACTTCTTCGTCCGCAAGACGATGTTCCTCAAGTACTCCCAGGGCTTCATCGTGCTGCCCGGCGGCTTCGGCACGCTCGACGAGCTCTTCGAGGCGCTCACCATGGTCCAGACGAAGAAGCTCTCCCGGTTCCCCATCGTCCTCATGGGCACCGAGTTCTGGGGCGGGCTCGCCGACTGGATCCGCGGGACGCTCGTCGGGGCGGGCACGATCTCGCCCGAGGACATCGACCTCCTCAAGCTCACCGACTCGCCCACCGAGGCGGTGGAGTTCATCACCGGGGAGGACACCTCCGACTCCGTCGCCGAGGCGCCCGGCCCGGTGCCGCCGGGCACCGTGGTGTCCGGCCACACCGCGACCGACGCGACCGCCGAGCGCCCCGCCGCAGGAGAGGGTACGGGCAAGGTCGACTTCTCTGCCGCCGACGCCTGGTGA
- a CDS encoding GNAT family N-acetyltransferase, with the protein MLAPRPGMRVVIRYRSGAQPTDALGTVVRADDDSVTVDTRRGETTIPTADILLVHEVPPAPQRSGRLHEIVSPLDLRRISAHVWLPPDVAWLNAENLRHEAGGAGAEVPLAQTGVLLRSSGGVSQRGSSAIPLGRTDLPPEQTLELVSRWYEQRGLPPRLQIYSAAGGTELAEQCAEFGPLLRPAGFAPSGATLALTAATREVAGGIERAIAAALPGLEIVESEEAHPVHYTAWGHPVGSDSHEAFAALLTSPEQHRFYSALATHPDGSRTLVGAVRLAITQKWAVVSNLVVDPGLRRRGAGRALVVAAAAAAAERGVRSMLAEVEAGNAASLGLFETLGAREHHRYWYALRS; encoded by the coding sequence ATGCTCGCTCCCCGCCCCGGCATGCGCGTCGTCATCCGGTACCGCTCCGGTGCGCAGCCGACCGACGCGCTCGGCACCGTGGTGCGGGCCGACGACGACTCCGTCACCGTCGACACCCGGCGCGGGGAGACGACGATCCCCACCGCCGACATCCTCCTCGTCCACGAGGTGCCTCCCGCCCCGCAGCGCTCGGGCCGCCTCCACGAGATCGTGTCGCCGCTCGACCTGCGCCGGATCAGCGCACACGTGTGGCTCCCGCCCGACGTCGCCTGGCTCAACGCGGAGAATCTCCGCCACGAGGCCGGCGGCGCGGGGGCCGAGGTGCCGCTCGCCCAGACCGGGGTGCTGCTCCGGTCCTCCGGCGGCGTCTCCCAGCGCGGCAGCTCGGCGATCCCGCTCGGCCGCACCGATCTGCCGCCCGAGCAGACCCTCGAGCTCGTCTCCCGCTGGTACGAGCAGCGCGGCCTGCCTCCGCGCCTCCAGATCTACTCCGCGGCCGGCGGCACCGAGCTCGCCGAGCAGTGCGCGGAGTTCGGACCGCTGCTGCGCCCGGCGGGCTTCGCCCCGTCCGGGGCCACCCTCGCCCTCACCGCAGCGACCCGGGAGGTCGCCGGCGGGATCGAACGGGCGATTGCGGCCGCCCTGCCGGGGCTCGAGATCGTCGAGAGCGAGGAGGCGCATCCGGTCCATTACACCGCGTGGGGCCACCCGGTCGGCTCCGACAGCCACGAGGCCTTCGCCGCGCTCCTCACCTCGCCGGAGCAGCATCGCTTCTACTCCGCGCTGGCGACCCACCCCGACGGCTCGCGCACGCTCGTCGGCGCGGTGCGGCTGGCGATCACCCAGAAGTGGGCGGTGGTCTCGAATCTCGTCGTCGACCCCGGGCTCCGACGGCGCGGCGCCGGACGGGCCCTCGTCGTCGCCGCGGCGGCCGCGGCCGCGGAGCGCGGGGTGCGCTCGATGCTCGCCGAGGTCGAGGCGGGCAATGCCGCCTCGCTCGGACTGTTCGAGACGCTCGGCGCGCGCGAGCACCACCGCTACTGGTACGCGCTGCGGTCCTGA
- the dapD gene encoding 2,3,4,5-tetrahydropyridine-2,6-dicarboxylate N-succinyltransferase, with the protein MTQRFVSSAGVATVHGDTVLSVWYPTPALFDDSQQADEHAAAGVATAGLDALVGTDELRGTRTEVVQRTIDLDAAPADAADGYLRLHALSHRLIAPNEVDLDGLFGKLANVVWTSHGPCAVEDFELTRAKLTARGHVSVYGVDKFPRMTDFVVPSGVRIADADRVRLGAHLAPGTVVMHEGFVNFNAGTLGQAMVEGRISQGVVVGDGSDIGGGSSTMGTLSGGNEHRISVGSGTLLGANSGIGISIGDDCIVEAGLYLTAGSLVSLVDEGGRTVKARELDGADNVLFRRNSATGAVEAIARTAKGITLNPDLH; encoded by the coding sequence ATGACTCAACGATTCGTATCCTCCGCCGGAGTGGCCACCGTGCACGGCGACACCGTGCTCAGCGTCTGGTACCCGACCCCCGCCCTGTTCGATGATTCCCAGCAGGCCGACGAGCACGCGGCCGCCGGAGTGGCGACCGCCGGTCTCGACGCGCTCGTCGGCACCGATGAGTTGCGCGGCACCCGGACCGAGGTCGTGCAGCGCACGATCGACCTCGATGCCGCCCCGGCCGACGCCGCCGACGGCTACCTGCGGCTCCACGCGCTCTCCCACCGCCTCATCGCCCCCAACGAGGTCGATCTCGACGGACTGTTCGGGAAGCTCGCGAACGTCGTGTGGACCTCGCACGGCCCCTGTGCCGTCGAGGACTTCGAGCTCACCCGCGCCAAGCTCACCGCGCGCGGCCACGTGAGCGTCTACGGGGTGGACAAGTTCCCGCGGATGACCGACTTCGTCGTGCCCAGCGGGGTGCGGATCGCCGACGCCGACCGCGTGCGCCTCGGCGCCCACCTGGCACCCGGCACCGTGGTCATGCACGAGGGCTTCGTCAACTTCAACGCCGGCACACTGGGCCAGGCGATGGTCGAGGGCCGGATCTCCCAGGGCGTCGTCGTCGGCGACGGCTCCGACATCGGCGGCGGGTCCTCGACGATGGGCACCCTGTCCGGCGGCAACGAGCACCGGATCTCGGTGGGCTCCGGCACGCTGCTGGGGGCGAACTCCGGCATCGGGATCTCCATCGGCGACGACTGCATCGTCGAGGCCGGGCTCTACCTCACCGCGGGCTCGCTCGTCTCCCTGGTCGACGAGGGCGGACGCACGGTCAAGGCGCGGGAGCTCGACGGGGCGGACAACGTGCTGTTCCGTCGCAACTCGGCCACCGGCGCCGTCGAGGCGATCGCACGCACCGCGAAGGGCATCACGCTCAACCCCGACCTCCACTGA